The sequence AATGATACACCAAAATGTTATAGATCTGCTCTTATACTGAAGGGCCACGTGTTAATATGTGCATGTGCAGAaaattaagttttgttttgtgttcttcGTTCCAGCTAAATATATGTGTGTGGTTTATTTCCTCCTTGAAGCATGATTCACTTTATTTATCCGGTATTCCGgaccttttaaaaaatagtctTTTAAACGATGATAAAACAAACGTCATTCTGCTGCAAtgaagagaggtggagagatgaGCTCATGTTgtaaatgatttatttacattaatCATATTGGCTTATGACAACTTAGGAGGAAACTAGAATCAACTTCAGGTTGAACAAAGTCCAAATTAACAAACTGAGGTGGGTCTTATCTGAAAACCTCCAGGAAACCGTGTGGCTGATCAGTGTGAACAGCAGTGTGCCCTCGTGTGATGAGGATGAGACTCTCCATCACCTGCTCCTGGACTGTTACAGGCAGGCCCGGCCTGTGgtataggcagtataggcaaatgctaggggcgccgtCAGTCCGAAGGGGGCGCCATGTAAAGTTGAAGACAAtatgaaggggaaaaaagaaaatgtgtttatctATCACTTTATTGCCTAGTATTTCATCTACTGTCATTTTCTTGATATAAATTAACATTGTTACAAAATAAGTCAAGAAAACACAACTACGTTAAAAAGGTATATTGTTTTGCTCCCCCTTGACCCTTGCCCGGCGCATCACTTCAATGCTGCACGTCACCTGCTCATTATCTGCTCATTGAGGAGGAGAGGCCAGGCAAGCTATTGATGAGTGACACTGTACCGATTAATATCAAGTTTCTTTACAACCTGCAGTGGcagacaaagtacacagcttccttacttaagtcaaagtatagatactccaggtcaaatattacttcaatacaaatgaaagttgctctgtcaaattataacttgagttaaagtcctggagaaCTTCCTTATAaaagtactgaagtattcaaagtacttttgaaaatatctcaaaacgtgAGGTTCGCAAACGagtcagtcttttgaacggctcttttaagtgaagcATGAGAACCGATTCGCAGTTGTGAGCTgttcatttgggagccgtttttcACGTGTCACCTGGCCATGAGTCTTTCcttcacacttattgtctacactttgttattgtttacattgttttgatgtggattggAGTCAAAGAGCTGAGCtactgtttgtaaagtagttcaggtgtagaaacaccaggtggggtagtacaattttgcattcacatttttataatcatttttattctagttgtatttacattttttgtataCATACATCTTTATATTATTTAGTATGTTAATATGCATTCACATGGGAAGGATGAAGTGTGGTGGTGTGAGCCAAAAGCAACCTTGCACTGCCCTGAGAAGGGCAGGTCAGACAAGTGGGATCCAGGGCCAGGTTGAAAACCACAGCGCCGATGGGCCCAACATTGTGGAGGCAAGGTCGGAAGACAGGAATGCCGGTGACCCCCAAGATGTCAACCCAGAAACACCCCCAAGCAACCCAGGAGCGGAGTCGAGCCAGAGAGCCAGAAGTCTATAGAGCCCTGGTCGAAGGAACAGCATCATGTGGCCAAAGTCCAATGACACTGCGGAGTGGAGAATCTTAGATGAACACCTGAGCAATCTGCTGGAGAGAACGCTGAGAGGCTCGGCCGAAACCAAGTTGAACCTGTTTGGGGAAATCCTGTATGAAGAGAGCAGAGGCAGGTATGGCGAGGTAACATTCAAGAAGGCAGCAGCAAGGAtaaaggggaggagggagaaggaaaTAGATGATCTGGCAGCAAGCAGAAGAAGGCTACACAAGCGCTGGAGGAGGGCAGATGAGTCGGAAAAAGAGGATCTGAAAGTCCTCTGGGATGAGATCAAGGGAAGGCTTGCTAACCTGCGAAGGGCAGAGCGCATCCGGCGACgcaggaaaaggaaagaaaaggagagagcaAACTTCTTTAGGAATCCTTTCCACTATGCCCGTGGGCTCCTTACTGAGAGGACCAGTGGAACACTGGAAGCCTCCAAACAAGAGCTGGAGGAACATCTTCACGCACAGTACAGTGACCCTTCAAGAAGGGAGCCCCTAGGCTCACCAGGTTACGTGCCGAAGCCCCCAGAACCACCAGCCTTGTTTGATGCATCACCACCCAAACTCAGTGAGGTCAGGCAGGTGACCCTGCGAGCAAGATCTGCCTCAGCCCCAGGACCAATCGGAACACCATACAAACTATATAAGAACTGTCCAAGAGTGCTGAAGCTCCTTTGGTCCCTCATGAAAGTTACCTGGACTAGGAAGAGAGCATCCCATCAGACTGGCAAAGGGCAGTGGCAGTGGCTATCCCGAAAGAGGTGAATTCCAAGTCCCTCAACCAATTCAGGAGTATAGCCCGACTGAATGTTGATGGGaagattttcttttctgtcatgGCAAGAAGGATCACCACCTACCTAATGGAGAACAACTACATTGACACTAGCTGCCAGAAGGCCGGGGTCCCTGGTTTCCCGGGCTGTATGGAGCATGCGTCGACataaaagacaagcagacgacaagggaagaggtggaataattaatgtgtggggaatgcctgtttgaaaaggtaagtttttaactgtttcttaaatgaatgaagtgagtcagaagcacggatgtgtggggggagagagttccagagggtgggggcggctatggcaaaggcccggtcccccaaggtacagtgcttggatttagtaatgggagtgaggaggctggagtcagaggatcggtggcggcgggaggggtggtagtactggagaaggtcagtgaggtatgggggggccaagttattgagggatttgtacgtggtgagcaggagcTTCACCTCTTGTTGGCAACGGCTGGAAGTGGGGATTGCAAAGGGGTGCTCCATCTCCCCTATCCTCTTTGTGGCAGCTTTTGAAGTCATCCTGGTCGGAGCAAGGCAGGTGGTGGGTGGTGTCAGGCTGCCTGCAGGTCGGAGGCTTCCCCCACTTAGAAGCTACATGGATGATATCACTTGCCTGCTGAGGACTGCCCCATGTACAACAAGGCTCCTCAAAAGACTGGACAAACTCATCAACTGGTCAAGAATGAAATTCAAGCCATGCAAGTCCAGGAGTCTTTCCTTACAGAAAGGGGTGCGGAGGAACAAAAGTATCTACACCATCGGAGGGGAAAACATCCCCCTCCTTGCAGACCAGCCCATTCGCAGTCTAGGAAGTACTACTAGTCTCTCAGACAAGGGAGTAGGGAAAgccatcctccagcagctttCAGAAGACCTGGCCAAGATCGACTCCAGCCCTCTACCTGGAAAATATAAGGTGTGGTGTTACAACTTCCCCTTGTACCCAAGATTAATGTGGCCCCTGAAGCTGAGTGAAGTCACCTCATCGGCTGTAAGCAGGATGGATGCGAAAGCCAATGTCTTCATCTGCAAATGGCTAGGGCTCCCACGTTGCTTTTCTGCAGTAGGCCTGTACGGATGGAACTCTCAGCACCTACCCCTAAAATCCATCACCTTGGGTACAGGCAGGAGAAGGCTTGTAATGGAGCTAGGTGAGTCCTCCGACATGGCAGTGAGGGAGGCACATGTCTGAGTGGCTACTGGAAGGAAATGGAAGGCGGAGGAAGAGGTGCAGAAGGCGATAAGCAGGCTGCAGCACCAAGAGGTTGTGGGCAGAGTCCAGACAGGAAGGGGAGGCCTTGGATGGGGCCCACCCAGCATGTGGTCCAAGGCAggcaagaaggagaggaaggatcTGGTGGTCACTGAAGTCACCAGAATGGAGCAAGAGAGTTTCAGGATACAGGCTGTGGCACAGGGTCAGCAGGGGCGCTGGACGACATGGGAAGGAGTCTCAAATCGTAAAATCAGCTGGGCTGATGTGTGGAAACTGCCACAGGCTCGCCTCAGTTTCCTCATCAAAGCAACATATGACACCCTTCCCTCCCCTCGGAACCTCCACCAGTGGCTCGGGAGGGAACAAACCTGTGATCTCTGTGGAACCATAAATGCCTCCCTCAAGCACATTCTGTCAGGCTGCAAAACTGCACTGGCACAAGGTCACTTCAGATGGAGACACGACCAAGTGCTCAGGAAGCTGGCTGAAGTAGTGGAGGGAAGAAGAGTTGAGGCTAAGAGAGAGAGCCCTACTAGGGGCCACCAGAGGATGACTTTCCTCAGGCAGGGGGAGCCTGCAACTACTACCAACAGGACACTGATACCCAAGCTTCCGGCACCAGGGTTGGAGTGGAGGATTGGGGTGGACCTGGGCAGACATATCCACTTTCCAGCAGAAATCTGCAGCACCACCCTTCGGCCAGACCTGGTCCTATGGTCCTCGGCAGGAAAATCTGCCCTCCTTGTGGAGCTCACAGTGCCATGGGAGGAGGGGTTGGAGGCTGCCcacgagagaaagagagcaaagtATGCTGATTTGGTGGCAGAGTGCAGGGAAGGAGGATGGAGCGTAAAGCTCTACCCAGTGGAGGTGGGGACCAGAGGCTTTGTGGGAGCCTCAACAACACGGCTACTCAAAGACTTGGGATGTAACCAAAACAGGCACCGTTGTAGGTGCGGCAGGCCGAGGGCCATGCAGGAAGAACACCAACCTGTAAAAcaaatttatatatttttctgttttattaaaatgttcttgtgtggaaaatcttacagtaaagttgttttgcatggaagttatctgtagcctgcgtAGTTTATATAGTGCCACAAAGATGTTTAGGTgaaggaaaattcaaaatagtgatctcactgtggaagcatggggatatggcaccatcttatggaatgtttacaatgccaaattaaattataatcaatattttagaataattctcaccaatagagtatattcagtggatagcaaaagtctacacacctcTGTTAAAATGctaggttttgtgatgtaaaaaaatgagaccaagataaatcatgtcagaattttttccacctttaatgtgacctataacattcACAATTCAActggttggacagtgaatgtttgtatgtttgggcagagtgggaaacagggagaacatttcaaatgatacgcatcattcttcatttcaaaaacctctagaAGGACATTCATGAACTAACTTAAAAGCTAGTAAAGTAAGATAATTGTCTTCTGagtgtagtggagtaaaagcaATACGTTTCCCAAAAAATAAGCACAGTGTGGATGCAGCAATACAATAAGGGGGCTGGTAGGTTGTTTCTTAGGctgagttatttattttcttcatcttccttcTACAGATGCACTTTTAAAATATCTAAATCCATCAACTGCTATCCCTGGACCATCTGTGACCCTTTCTgctccctccacctctgcacagCCAAGTCATGCTCCATCAGGTCttctccctccacctctgcacagCCAAGTGATGCTCCATCAGGTCttctccctccacctctgcacCGCCAAGTGATGCTCCATCAGGCCTTTTccctccacctctgcacagCCAAGTGATGCTCCGTCGGGTCCTCTGCCTTCAACTCTGCACAGGCACCTGACATTTAAgtagtcttttttttgtgtttgtaaatattATGTGATTCCATTTcgtaaatatttttgttttgttattcatcaataaaaacagacagggtcCTCTAATATGTATTGTGTGCAATCTTGTATTTATAggtatttgtttttctgtactGAGTTGtttatgtattctatttttgtttatccAGGATaagtattattgttgttgacattttgttgttgattgttcagagttatttttcttttttaaaataaagaaaatatgtaaaatataaatcttaatgccACTTCTCTTGGAGTTTATGAATATTTTGATTGGTGGTGGAGCTGACTGCAATACAAGGAGCAACAGCTAAAATCTTGTGGTGCCTATAGGGCACCAACATGGTTAAGGCCGGCTCTGGTATTATTTGACAGTTTACTTTTGTTTCCGTTTCAGGgaaatgtttgtctgttttttaacaaCTCTGCCTTCCATTAGAATAAGTCATTATTGGGTTTTAACATTGTTATCTTGACTTCTATATCTTGTTATCTTGTCCTAACAAAGCTGGTTTCAGCGAACAGATTCATTTTACTTTCACACTTATTTGTTGGGATATGACAGTTGAAGGAAACCATGAATGAAACCAGGTTTATTTCACCACATTAGTGCTCATTAGAACATACTAGTCATTGTCAGTGTCACCTGAAACCATATTTAAGCTACTTTGatctcatgtttttatcatttgtgtTTAATCGTCTATTTCTAAAAACTGATGAAGGTGTATCTTTgctgtgtgaatttttaaagtgAGATCACTGGAAATGCCTTTAAAGGACGCATGATCTGCAGGTGTGAACCGCTGTGATTAGAGCTGTACACTGTGATAATATCCGCCTGACCACATTGctatgtaaatgtaaatatatatatatacgagCACCTCTCCCGGGCCTTTATCCCGGTGTCTGATACAAGAGAAGGCAGGTTTACAGAAATACCCAAATAACTTTATCTGCAGTGGTCTCACTTTTATTATCTAAGTAACAGACAGCCTTAAGATGTGAAGCAAAGTGTAACTTTAACATTAAGATCTGTCcaaaacaacatataaacacacaacatcAATAAAGGTCCCAGCCTGGGCGTCCTCTCTGATGACGTCGCGTGCGTAAAACCACAAACCCGCTATGAATGAGAGAATCTCTCGCCGGGTGCGGTGGCGCGCGCCTATAATCCAAGCTACCGGGAGGCTGAGGCTGGAGGATCGTTTGAGCTCAggagctctgagctgcagcgGACTGTGTCGATCGGGTGTCCGCACTAAGTTCGGTATCGATATGGTGCTCCTGGGGGAGCCCGGGACCACCAGGTCGTCTAAGGAGGGGTGCACCGGCCCAGGTCGGAGACGGAGCAGGTCAAAGCCCTCGTGCCGCTCAGTAGTGGGATCGCGCCTGAGAATAGACGCTGTAGTGCAGCCTGAGTAATACAGCGGGACCCGGTCTTTTTACActctgcacactgacacacaaacacacacaggctcaacaTCAATGTTTCTACATGTTACAACAGCTTCAgcactgcttctgctgcttcttgtttCCATACACACCTGCACGgagcagctgtgtttgtttgtcctaCAGCGCCTccacctggaggagaggagcaatGACCATCAGTCACAGCAGCTGATCTCACATCCATTCAAGTTAGAGGTTTGTCTTTATCAGACTGAGAGAGCATGATGAAGAGCAGGGACGTACTCAGTCTGTTTGAGGAGCATtgaggacaaacaaacaaacaaacaaacaaacaaacaaacaaacaaacaaacaaacaaacaaaaagggctCCTCCTGTGTGATGTGAGGAGCAGAGCACTAAAAGATCTGCCTCGTACCCTCTGATAACCACAGTTTGGGGTTCATTTCAGCATACTGAGGCCCAGATAATCAGAGAAGAGTCTAGGGTTTGTACTCCAGGGAGGTCTGAGCATCTAACACTTACTTCTCTGCATTATGTTGAACATGTATACATCAATTTGAggtgaaaatgtaattttgtgaaaggaaaacacacatctggtttatttgttgtgttacagTTCCACCTTGTGGTGTATTTTTGAAGTACCTTCACCGTGATGCAAagagaggagactgcagtttcaCAGAAGAAAGATAACTTCAGTAAACTTCATCAAAGGCAGCAACTTTGTTGTGGAGTTTATTTCTCTGTTTAGCTTGTTAGATAGCTTCAGCAGGTGTTAAGatcttcacacaaacacatatcatCAGGCCTAAGTTCAAATAAAGGActttaaaggctttttaaaCATTGAAACCACTGGAGGGGAACCTGAGGAGGAACGTCCTAACATTGTATTTACTGGAAAAGCATCGAGAGAGCcctttgtttacagcctgtccACTGGATGGGCACCTGTGACAACTTGTATTGTGTTTTCCACTAAAAGGTCACCAGAGAGGAcattttatgatattttatGTGCACTACAAAGGCATAAAAACGGGCTCTTCTGCATTATTTTGTCCAGCCATGAGAGCAACGgtgttctgttctgttgttAGTGCACATCCACTTTTATGTGTagatcaggcatgtccaaagtacggcccgggggccaattgcggcccaaggtccatttatttatggccccaagcttccatcttaaatcgTGTCATTCATAGcaaagaaaataatcacattctgaatcatctgtacatttgcagtttcttttaagcgcacaaacaaaactaaagtcaatccagaaatgtcgcaaaaagcttcatattgacttcctgtctaaagccaaagctctgggaattctgcaagactgcaataaagaagaaacacaagaactctttaAGTTGAAaggttttcaaaataatgtttttatcatgatttgaattttttttttctgaacactAAAATttcagaggacacaagacaagatcaaaattatgaaatcgtacagaaaaggcaacatttgatgcataaaaattgttcagaacacAGGAAAGGAatgattttgttcttaaaatgttgtctgctggtcagaatagtcttaaaaacaacataaaaaaaagaagtgtgatgaaatccagatcttgatcctgccataggaaaataataatacaatattttttccacaTTGCCCAAGCCCAATGAAAAAccttttcctccagaagaagataaagtttgctaatgtttaagtggcttgtggagaactgaggactaccgagttactgttttattgagaaaaaaggtaaataattgttattaaatagagatttcatatataacttttaggattcctatgtctcagtaggagccactggccctgaggtaatCTGacacatcaaatgtggccctctttgaaaaaagtttggacaccactggtgTAGATGATCAAATGAAATATGGCTTCCTGTCACTTCAGTGATGTCTCTCTGGGACAACTGAACAGGGCACAGCCTTCATTCATGTAATCAGTTGtaaccagttttttttttgtttgcatgttttacgTAAGATGAAAGTGAAGTAAGAGAGAGACGGACAGGCatagggagacagagagaaaagagtgaTACCAATGCAAAatactttgtttcatttgtgtTGCTGTCGGACAAGACAGCTCGTATTTCCAGCTTCCTGTTGGTACTTAGTAAGAAGAGTGAAAATGGGAGAGCCTGGATCCCAACATAAATGATGgaatattaatattatcaatAATATGAAGTTGTTTATTGTAGCTTAGCTCCTTGCCATAGTAGAAGAAGAGCgaattctggtttggtttggaaatgttatttttttagttttgggAAGCAAGTGTCAAGTGTGTTAACACTTGAGCTTGAAATAATTAGTTTTGGGAAGCaagtgtgttcatttttttcatttaattttgaaatgaaaaaaataataattcaaagccATTGTGAGCGTTCTTCTCCTGGGAAGACACCAACACGGGGTCAGAAGATCTGCGACTCCTCAAGACGCAGTTCCACTCCGGAAGTCACATTGTGGGTGTTAAGCAGTTTGTATTACACCAGCCTTCATGTATGCATTTTATAAAAGATTCGATTCCAATCATTGATTTATAttaaagagaaaggaagaattAAGGTCGCCTTGTGTGATTAATATTTCTTCTTCCAGTTATGAATCCTGGGTTAAAAAGCCTTAATGAGATGCATCAAGTAATCAGAGTAAACAATATAATATCAATTTCTCTTTTTTACATCAGTGAAGCTCTGCTCTTTAAGGTGTATGGTGagtggctcttaaaagagcctttgtgtttgtttgcagtccTTGGTAAGTGTTTACTTCTTGGCGGCCTTCTCGGTCTTCTTGGGCAGCAGGACAGCCTGGATGTTGGGCAGCACGCCGCCCTGAGCGATGGTCACTCCGCCCAGCAGCTTGTTGAGCTCCTCGTCGTTGCGGACAGCCAGCTGCAGGTGACGGGGGATGATACGAGTCTTCTTGTTGTCACGGGCAGCGTTTCCAGCCAACTCCAGGATCTCAGCGGTCAGGTACTCCAGCACAGCTGCCAGGTACACGGGGGCACCGGCACCAACGCGCTGGGCATAGTTCCCTTTACGCAGCAGTCTGTGGACACGACCGACCGGGAACTGGAGCCCAGCACGGGATGAGCGGGTCTTTGCCTTTGCTCTGGCCTTTCCGCCGGTTTTGCCTCTTCCACTCATTATTAGGTTGTTTCTAGAGTCTGGACTCAGAGAAATAATGTCTCCATAGACCAAACCCAGGTTATATACCCGCGGAGCGCGCGCGTTTTCCTGGCTCACCAACCAGAAAAGAGGCttccagcagagcagcagagggcgGTCCGCGCTCAGCCCCGCTTCACAGTCTGGAGACATTTCTCTCCAATAAGCAGCGGAGCTTGAGGCGGGGGCTCGCTCCCCCCTCTGCGGCGGGGCTGGGCTCCATGAGCGGCCTCTCACCAATCACGAGCCGGAGGTCTGAAGCAGCGTCACCGTGTCACAGCTGCTCCTCCGCTTTAAGAGCAGCGCGCCTCCTCTATCTTCAACATTTTTCTCCCGCTCACAGTAAGCAGAGACAATGGCAAGAACCAAGCAGACCGCTCGTAAGTCCACCGGAGGCAAAGCTCCCAGGAAGCAGCTGGCCACCAAGGCAGCCCGTAAGAGCGCACCGGCTACCGGAGGCGTGAAGAAGCCTCATCGTTACAGGCCCGGTACCGTGGCCCTGAGAGAGATCCGTCGCTATCAGAAGTCCACCGAGCTGCTGATCCGCAAGCTGCCTTTCCAGCGCCTTGTCCGTGAGATCGCTCAGGACTTCAAGACCGACCTGCGCTTCCAGAGCTCCGCCGTCATGGCTCTGCAGGAGGCCAGCGAGGCTTACCTCGTGGGTCTCTTCGAGGACACCAACCTGTGCGCCATCCACGCCAAGAGGGTCACCATCATGCCCAAAGACATCCAGCTGGCCAGACGCATCCGTGGAGAGAGAGCATAAACGGTCttctactgctgctccaaccaaCACAacaacggctcttttaagagccacctCACTACACCTACAGAGATCATTTCCACATCATATTACATCACCTTTACA is a genomic window of Notolabrus celidotus isolate fNotCel1 chromosome 8, fNotCel1.pri, whole genome shotgun sequence containing:
- the LOC117817113 gene encoding histone H2A, with amino-acid sequence MSGRGKTGGKARAKAKTRSSRAGLQFPVGRVHRLLRKGNYAQRVGAGAPVYLAAVLEYLTAEILELAGNAARDNKKTRIIPRHLQLAVRNDEELNKLLGGVTIAQGGVLPNIQAVLLPKKTEKAAKK
- the LOC117817106 gene encoding histone H3, with the translated sequence MARTKQTARKSTGGKAPRKQLATKAARKSAPATGGVKKPHRYRPGTVALREIRRYQKSTELLIRKLPFQRLVREIAQDFKTDLRFQSSAVMALQEASEAYLVGLFEDTNLCAIHAKRVTIMPKDIQLARRIRGERA